One Pseudomonadota bacterium DNA segment encodes these proteins:
- a CDS encoding AEC family transporter — protein MENFVVTITCLVIGMAIRRIPAFPKETGKVLNLFVIYISLPALVLLKIPELVFSKNLLVPALMPWVMLLLSCFAILLLAKILKWDRSTTGCLLLLIPLGNTSFLGIPMVKAFFGDQAIPYAVLYDQLGSFLALTTYGSFILALYGSGENKPTIASVIKKNISFPPFIALILAFLFKALPYPAMAASLLSVLASTLVPLVMIAVGFQLTLRLNRETTWHLGIGLSIKLIAAPITALLLCKTAGLTGEAVQVAIFESGMPPMVSAGALAILANLSPKLTAALVGIGIVLSFITLPFLYQIL, from the coding sequence ATGGAAAATTTTGTCGTTACAATAACCTGCCTGGTCATTGGCATGGCAATAAGACGAATTCCTGCTTTCCCCAAAGAGACGGGAAAGGTACTGAATCTGTTTGTCATTTACATCTCGCTGCCGGCGCTTGTCCTGCTTAAAATTCCTGAACTGGTCTTCTCAAAAAATTTACTGGTGCCCGCCTTGATGCCCTGGGTGATGCTGCTGCTCTCCTGCTTTGCGATACTGCTCCTGGCTAAAATCTTAAAATGGGACCGGTCGACTACGGGTTGTCTTCTCCTGTTGATTCCGCTAGGGAACACGTCGTTTCTTGGAATCCCGATGGTCAAGGCCTTTTTCGGCGATCAGGCAATTCCCTATGCCGTCCTCTATGACCAGCTTGGTTCTTTCCTGGCATTGACCACCTATGGCTCCTTTATTCTGGCCCTTTACGGATCAGGAGAGAATAAACCGACAATAGCCAGTGTAATTAAAAAAAATATTTCGTTCCCGCCGTTTATTGCATTGATCCTTGCCTTTCTGTTTAAAGCTCTGCCGTATCCCGCGATGGCGGCAAGTCTTTTAAGCGTCCTGGCCTCGACCCTGGTGCCATTGGTCATGATAGCCGTGGGTTTTCAACTGACATTACGTCTGAATCGCGAGACAACCTGGCACCTTGGCATCGGCCTCTCAATAAAATTGATTGCCGCGCCGATCACGGCATTATTGCTCTGCAAAACAGCGGGATTGACCGGAGAAGCAGTACAGGTGGCAATATTTGAATCCGGCATGCCGCCCATGGTTTCGGCCGGGGCCTTGGCAATTCTTGCCAATCTCTCCCCTAAACTCACCGCAGCCCTGGTTGGAATCGGCATTGTCTTGAGTTTCATTACCCTGCCCTTTCTTTATCAAATCCTGTAA